In Macadamia integrifolia cultivar HAES 741 chromosome 5, SCU_Mint_v3, whole genome shotgun sequence, a single window of DNA contains:
- the LOC122077986 gene encoding uncharacterized protein LOC122077986: protein MGFDGFITLKEFKDPSNGYLVNDTCVFGAEVFVHRENVAGKGECLLMTAGPDTCNHTWKIDKFSELDEESHFSKVFTVVVMIGTNYVEAQLRIMDQVGSEHVENRRESCSSGLMAQVRIGVGKILSFNILRDQSKGYLVKDVCIIEAHLLLIGAIDEKLGQKSG from the exons ATGGGGTTCGATGGATTCATTACTCTGAAGGAATTCAAAGACCCTTCTAATGGATACTTGGTGAATGACACTTGTGTGTTTGGAGCTGAAGTCTTCGTCCATAGAGAGAATGTTGCAGGCAAAGGGGAGTGTCTGTTGATGACAGCTGGACCTGACACTTGTAACCATACATGGAAGATAGACAAGTTCTCTGAATTGGATGAGGAATCCCATTTCTCTAAAGTGTTCACTGTTGTGGTCATGATTGGTACCAATTATGTGGAAGCACAATTGCGAATAATGGACCAAGTTGGCAGCGAGCACGTGGAAAATAGACGTGAGTCG TGCAGCAGTGGTTTAATGGCTCAAGTAAGAATTGGGGTTGgaaagattctctctttcaataTTCTTAGAGATCAATCAAAGGGCTACTTGGTGAAAGATGTTTGCATCATTGAAGCACACCTTCTACTCATTGGAGCAATTGATGAGAAATTGGGCCAGAAATCAGGATGA
- the LOC122079007 gene encoding peptide methionine sulfoxide reductase MsrB — MASIYSCVECGANLNLRTSQLYPPDFYFEAGNKGTLSFAAIDESKFRFKKEDKFIPFFETLNYWGIQRKRTKIKCNSCGHLVGYIYDDGPPLTDSPGQFHMGPSQVIPRAPRYRLKIKALKITTET; from the coding sequence atggCTTCAATTTACAGTTGCGTGGAGTGCGGAGCCAATTTGAATCTAAGAACCAGCCAGCTCTATCCTCCAGATTTCTATTTCGAGGCAGGGAACAAAGGGACTCTCTCTTTTGCTGCAATTGATGAATCCAAATTCAGATTTAAGAAAGAAGACAAATTCATCCCTTTCTTTGAGACTCTGAATTACTGGGGAATTCAAAGGAAGAGAACCAAGATCAAATGCAACAGCTGTGGTCATCTTGTTGGGTATATTTACGATGATGGTCCTCCTCTCACTGACAGTCCTGGCCAGTTTCATATGGGTCCAAGTCAGGTTATTCCTAGGGCACCAAGGTACAGGCTTAAGATCAAAGCTCTCAAGATTACTACAGAAACCTAG